The following proteins are encoded in a genomic region of Neovison vison isolate M4711 chromosome 12, ASM_NN_V1, whole genome shotgun sequence:
- the DNAJC22 gene encoding dnaJ homolog subfamily C member 22 has translation MAKGLLVTYALWAVGGPAGLHHLYLGRDSHALLWMLTLGGGGLGWLWEFWKLPSFVAQANRTQGQRQRLEGRTPPLSLTRFVAQMIVGIYFGLVALISLSFMANFYIVGLPLAVGLGVLLVAAVGNQTTDFKNTLGAAFLTSPLFYGRPIAILPISLSASITAQKHRRYKASIGSETLSIRLYRLGLAYLAFTGPLAYSAFCNTAATLSYVAETLGSFLSWFSFFPLIGPLMESVLLLPYRGWRLLMGDPRFSSSNFQEWEKLYKFVSSFQDEKRQLAYQVLSLSEGATNEEIHQRYRELVKIWHPDHNRHRTEEAERHFLEIQAAYEVLSQPRKPRGSWR, from the exons ATGGCCAAGGGGCTCTTGGTGACCTATGCCCTCTGGGCTGTAGGGGGCCCTGCTGGGCTCCACCACCTGTACCTGGGGCGGGACAGTCATGCACTGCTTTGGATGCTTACCCTGGGGGGTGGTGGGCTGGGCTGgctctgggaattctggaagctCCCAAGCTTTGTAGCTCAGGCCAATAGAacccaggggcagaggcagagattggaaggGAGGACACCCCCTCTGAGTCTTACTCGCTTTGTCGCCCAGATGATAGTGGGCATCTATTTTGGCTTGGTAGCTCTCATTAGCCTTTCTTTCATGGCCAACTTCTATATTGTGGGCCTCCCACTGGCAGTTGGCTTAGGGGTCTTGCTGGTGGCTGCTGTTGGCAACCAGACCACAGACTTTAAGAATACTCTAGGGGCAGCATTTCTTACTTCCCCTCTCTTCTATGGCCGCCCCATAGCCATTCTGCCTATTAGCTTGTCTGCCAGCATTACAGCCCAGAAGCATCGCCGCTATAAAGCTTCCATTGGGTCAGAGACGCTCAGCATTCGGCTCTATCGTCTGGGCTTGGCTTACCTGGCTTTCACAGGTCCACTAGCCTACAGTGCCTTTTGCAACACAGCTGCCACCCTCAGCTATGTAGCAGAAACCCTTGGCTCCTTCTTGAGTTGGTTCAGCTTCTTTCCCCTCATTGGTCCCCTCATGGAGTCTGTCCTCCTTCTGCCTTACCGGGGCTGGAGACTGCTGATGGGGGATCCTCGCTTCAGCAGCAGCAACTTCCAGGAATGGGAGAAGCTCTATAAGTTTGTTAGCAGTTTTCAGGATGAGAAGCGCCAGCTGGCTTACCAA GTTTTGAGTCTCTCAGAGGGGgcaacaaatgaagaaatacatCAAAGATACCGGGAGCTAGTAAAGATCTGGCACCCTGACCACAACAGGCACCGGACCGAGGAGGCTGAGAGGCATTTCCTGGAGATTCAGGCTGCGTATGAAGTCTTAAGTCAGCCCAGAAAGCCCAGGGGATCCTGGAGGTGA